A single genomic interval of Hemibagrus wyckioides isolate EC202008001 linkage group LG13, SWU_Hwy_1.0, whole genome shotgun sequence harbors:
- the LOC131364080 gene encoding elongin-B — translation MDVFLMIRRHKTTIFTDAKESTTVYELKRIVEGILKRPPEDQRLYKDDQLLDDGKTLGDCGFTSQTARPQAPATVGLAFRITDDAFEQLQVDPFSNPPELPDVMKPQDSGSTANEQSVQ, via the exons ATG gaCGTGTTTTTAATGATCCGGCGTCACAAGACGACCATCTTCACCGACGCAAAGGAGTCCACAACTGTTTATGAGCTGAAGCGCATTGTCGAGGGCATCCTGAAGAGACCGCCTGAGGACCAGAGACTTTACAAG gatgaTCAGCTGCTAGACGACGGTAAAACACTGGGAGATTGTGGCTTCACTAGTCAGACAGCCAGACCTCAGGCTCCCGCCACAGTCGGACTCGCCTTCCGAATTACTG aCGATGCATTTGAGCAGCTCCAAGTGGATCCGTTCTCAAATCCTCCTGAGCTTCCTGACGTGATGAAGCCTCAGGATTCAGGCAGCACAGCCAATGAGCAGTCTGTGcagtaa